In the genome of Mercurialis annua linkage group LG8, ddMerAnnu1.2, whole genome shotgun sequence, the window agtacatataggcatgtactatatttttcttatttgtatttggttcgatttatgtcattttactttacccatccccggtgtcttaacatttatgttattatcaaaataacatatTACGATAAAGCATCATTTTCAAAGCATACAtacgtatacattttaaaagtaaacatctcaaatatataaatattcatatagcttttcgtattaaaatacgtagctttatgaatattaacgagtaatttaaagtgtactcaccacttgctatccatatACTTTAAAGCGGCTAAGCGATGTCACAATCTTCTAAATTCCGAGCCTTGTCGATAGTCGCTTCttcgagtctacgcaaattcgataacgctacgaattaataaattttctaagtataacaaatttatcaaaaagctATTTTTCTAGTCTAATTCAGCTAACAAAACTCTTATCTAAAAATAGTCCAaacccaaaacaaaattgacattcttaaagttcggaatgtcgcctacaactttcatttaggtcTCGAAACGAAAttcgcacccgaaggtgtcagcATCTAGCCCATAAGGTTTTTACATAGGGCTGTCCTAAAACTGCAGACCTGCTctgagcaataaaatgttctgcTCAATTTGACCATCTTAGAGGCAGAATTAGAGAAAGCTTAAAACTAGACAATTGTAGAGGACACATTCAAGTTTCTGTACAATCAAACAGAACCTGATTTGGAGTTATATAACTCCAGATATGGTCCTCGTAACATGACTGTTATGCAGAACAGTTTTCTGCAATTCGTCAATCTAGTTCGTACATTTGATTCGTAACTATAACCCGTCAAGACTCACACCTCTCGACTTCATGTTCATATACCAACACAATTCAGACCTTATACATCAATACCAATCTCAAATCCAAGATATAACATTGTTCAAGTTCACTTGAACAAGAACTTCACATCAAGGTCAAGACACTAATCCatttttcattcaatttttaCAATCTTCTTTACTAATCAAACACAACTTGACTTCAGCTCTAATTGACTCATAATCAATTCCTATATTCATACTTGAATCTCATATAATCATCATAGCTTAGGGGCCGAAACCCTTAGCCCTTTCTCCTTTCAAAGTTTCAATCAATCTTACTCAACACTACACAATTTCTTACAATCAATTCATCAACCACCTATAGCTCATGTTTATTGCCAACTCTATATGCCATTTCCATCATTCAATACATCAATCAACAATTCACAAATTTCAGAATTCAAAAATCTCACCTTGATGATTGTCTCTTGGCCGAAGGTTTCATGCCCAAATTCATCATCAAAAACCTTCCATGGAAGCTTGTAAACACCtcacaaaacaaattaataaaaatcccTAAATTAGATCATGAACACTAACCAAGAACAACTCTCACACTCAtcataatcaatcaattttcaTCCATAATCACTACAACTAATCAACTACATAGCATAAACATCAAGTCTTAGTTAATCAAGCATCATCACCATCAAACTTGTAAAACTCGAAATATAACTCTGAAACCTTAACTGAAATTCGATTTTCTTACCTCAAATTCAACCCATAGAGCTGTAGATAATcgtttcctcgttccgtggccgcaagaatcgctaaATTTCGTTGAGAAACGAAGAAGTTATGATCATTTGAATTTTGGAGAAGAATTGAGAAGAAGGGTTGCGGATTTGATCCTTTGTTGCTGCAATTTTTGGCTTGaaatgaatgaatattcatttgTGAATGATGATATTAAGTGGGCAAAGTACCTCTTTTAGTCCTTGAAGTTTCCACCACCTTTCGCTTaactttctaacttttctttcgttcaatttagtccactaatcctttaatcattcgattctcgatgaGTTCCGTATTATTTGTTttccaataaataatatta includes:
- the LOC130014590 gene encoding uncharacterized protein LOC130014590 isoform X2, coding for MNIHSFQAKNCSNKGSNPQPFFSILLQNSNDHNFFVSQRNLAILAATERGNDYLQLYGLNLSFHGRFLMMNLGMKPSAKRQSSRLEEATIDKARNLEDCDIA
- the LOC130014590 gene encoding uncharacterized protein LOC130014590 isoform X1 is translated as MNIHSFQAKNCSNKGSNPQPFFSILLQNSNDHNFFVSQRNLAILAATERGNDYLQLYGLNLSFHGRFLMMNLGMKPSAKRQSSRDIMILFGKSSFQSFNSRKSFAQEVKEGFHSSSPQ
- the LOC130014590 gene encoding uncharacterized protein LOC130014590 isoform X3, translating into MNIHSFQAKNCSNKGSNPQPFFSILLQNSNDHNFFVSQRNLAILAATERGNDYLQLYGLNLRDIMILFGKSSFQSFNSRKSFAQEVKEGFHSSSPQ